Proteins from one Gallus gallus isolate bGalGal1 chromosome 15, bGalGal1.mat.broiler.GRCg7b, whole genome shotgun sequence genomic window:
- the C22orf39 gene encoding UPF0545 protein C22orf39 homolog produces the protein MAGDASWRPPRPCEDYWWEWKHCRGLRHAFHHYYAHGELPDCSRWRDDYAACRAWEKDRTAAAREALCESERARALERKKHGAVWALRSCPPPDWHRPLERGAAK, from the exons ATGGCCGGCGATGCGAGCTGGCGG CCTCCGCGGCCGTGCGAGGACTACTGGTGGGAGTGGAAGCACTGCCGCGGGCTGCGGCACGCCTTCCACCACTACTACGCGCACGGAGAGCTGCCCGACTGCAGCCGCTGGCGGGACGACTACGCCGCTTGCCGCGCCTGGGAGAAGGACCGCACCGCCGCCGCGCGG GAGGCGCTGTGCGAGAGCGAACGAGCGCGGGCCCTGGAGCGGAAGAAGCACGGCGCGGTGTGGGCGCTGCGGAGCTGCCCGCCGCCCGACTGGCACCGCCCGCTGGAGCGCGGCGCTGCCAAATAG